gattttttttttcgttagaatttttttattgtattctaAATGCAATGTTTATTAAAGCAATTTTTTCCATTGCTACAAGAGAGTGCACTGAAACACCCACGGGGAGTTAAGTGTCACAACCACTAATTGAATTAGaaaataccatttttttgtgtgtgaggcCTGTTTGTTGAGTGTTTActacgtccgcctcacagttctgcggtcgagggttcgatcccaagttggtcctcactgtcgggagtttgaatgttttgtttgggcttcgtgggttttctctgggtactcccatTTCTTTCCACatggcaaaaacatgctaggtaggtgtaagataagattgtaagataaaatgacaaagtcgcttggcaattgcttgttcatattgtatcagtttttgtaagtatagaaacatcgatgtcataagaaacttgccccgagtttggtcgttgtcatggagactcaACATTGATTAACAGGGACTTCGCCCGAAGTTTGGTCGTTGCCATGGAGACTTGTCACTGATTAAtaagactttgcccaaagtttggtcgttgtcatagaaaccatACTATGCCCTGTTTtccctatataaagactgacccactgttcattcagagAGTTGCAacgacaacagactgtgagcgattcacagctgtttgagctctctccctccatcctgcagtccggtaataaacctatttcctttaaattgagctcactctttcttaacctgttccttaaattgtattttcagatctatcagtaggctggttgagaactctaaattacccctcggtatgagtatgagcgtgagtggttgtccgtctcctggtgccctctgattgggctccagcacccccccccccacgagttttgtgaggataagcggttcggacaatgaatgaatgaaacgtGTCTTGTAGGcggattgtttaaaaaaaatgatggctggGATGTAAAATGACTTCAAATTCTGGGATGACCTGACCTTTGACCTGTCTGTAAAAGTtgagaaaaaatacaatttcagtgtgtgtgttcatACCGGTGGGGTGGGAGGAGTGGGAACATTCTGCCCGTTGACGGGCCACTCGTAGGAAAGGTGCGGATAGGACATACACTGCTGAAAGAGGAGCCGCTCGTTGTCATGGTGAAGGCACATCTGCTCGCTGGCATCACCAGCTGCCCCTATGTTCATCGGGGCTGCTTGATCCATTGGAACTCTGTAGCCCATGTACATCGGATTGTCTCCGCGGATACAATGGTCGTAGGACCAAAGAAACGGAGGTCCCGTGAACGCAGACAGGTTGGTGGGGGGCGGTCGGGGGTGGTGAGCGCCGCTCAGATAGCCTCGGTCTTCAAGGTGCTCGTAAAGAGGCGTAGGGAGCTCGTGCCACTTGGCGTCCTCCACGCAAGTTCCTCTTGGCATTGTTTCCAATTCACtgcaaaaaaagtggaaaatcttCATAAATTTCAAATATGAAGATCCAtgcaaaatgtgtgcatttctgAGTATGAATAGAATTTGATGGAAATGCATTTAGTATTAATTATtagtatttattgttttttaagtaCAACTCAATGTTCAAAAACAATGCTAGATCAACTATGTGTTCAAAGTGAAGTATTCAACTTATTTGATTAGAtcaaactttattcatcccattttAGATCTTCCAAGTTCTTAACCATCAAAAtcaacattttggcaataaaaaggggaaaagaaaaaatcagTCGGGGGGTGAATATATAGAAACTTACTGCTGCGTTTTTGGTGTCCATGCATGGATCAGGAGCATCATTGAGAAGCATTAAGACAACATAAGGAGAAATAGTCTCAATTAGGTGGAGTTCTCATCCAATATTCAATAATTGATGATGATGTCATTTGTGAAAATCAAAAAGGTGGCAAGctcaaaatgaataataccAAAGACAATATAACCTTAACACCAAAGAAACTATACACGGGCAAGTGACAAATCATGCATAAAAAAAGATCATGAGAATCATTACACAGACATTATAGACAATTGAAACAAATTAGCTCTACCATAGCTTCCGCACACATTTCAGGTTCATCTGATGGGTGGGACGTAAAATGCCCATCAATAGTGGAATGAGCGAACATTTCACACATCTGTCATTTTTCTGCTAAAGATGTGTTTTGTTACCAGAGGAGTAGCAGCATTTGGTTCATTGACAGGCCACTCCAAAGGTAGATGCTGATTGTTCATACACTGttgaaaaagcaaatatttatttatttattttcccccttcCAAGTGTCTTTTCATGTGTTCTCTCACCAGAGGAGTAGTAGCATTCGCTTCAATGACTGGACACTCGTAAGGTAGGTGCTGATTGGTCGTAAACTGTTGAAAGAGTAGCCATTTATTACAAAATACATATTATGAGGTGTTTTGTTCGCTGTTTTTGTTCTTACCAGGGTAGGAGCATTCGGTTCATTGACAGGCCATTCGGGGGGTAGGTGTTGATTATTCATACACTGTTGAAAAGAGTTGGGTTTTTATTACAAATCCAGTTTTCTTTCATATCCCAAAAACGTACATAATAGGCTGAGTGGAAACCTCACATTCTTCTACAATGTGATTATTTGTCTCTATATGTGCCGGAGATTTGCCTGGCAACCAGTTTTGGGGTTAGGGAATGTAGATGAATAGTAAGCAAAAGAAAACGTGTTTTAATGGATGGGCATTTTCTTATTATTGATTACTAGGTTTTcacataattgtttttttttgggccatactcgtttattttcattttcatttccccAAAGTAAACTAGACTAATATACCAatgacttttttgtttcaagATCAATATGAATCAAAGCGTACCTGATTGGGGGCATCACCAGCTGGCCCGACAGCGGATTGCAGCGGCGTTCTGTAGCCCATATTCAACACGTTGTCTCCCCAGATGAAACTGTCGAAGGACCAAGAACACGGATGTCCCGTGAACGCGGCCTGGGGGTCGAGCGGCACGGTGGTGGGGTCAATGGGTGTGGGGGCAGGAGGGGGGTGAGCGTTGCTAAGGTAGCCCGGATCGTCCAGGGGCTCATAGAGGGGCGTGAGGAGCTCATGCCACTTCATCTCCTCCACGCACGTCGGTTCCATTTCGGTGCAAAAATGGGGGTTCttgaaaaacatgtttcaattttaattcaagGATGGTTCAACTTTTTGAACTGGTATGACATTTTCTAATGGCAAAATAAGATATGGTCAATACTCTTTTATACTGAAaggacaatttttggggggctggGTGGAAGCCTATCATATCATCCAAACTTTGGATTTGGGGTGTTTTGCTATAACTGTTTAAAACAACAAGTTTTAAAGTCatcttaaacattttaaattcattttccataacaCGCATCCTCACACGGGCTGCGGGGGTGAAAGAGCCTTTTTTAGCCAACTGTGGGTAACCCTGAATTGATTATAGGCACAAGGATATGTAAATTCCACAGAGGAAATTTTATCAtgtaataaaatacatttgataTATTACATATTCCAcatgttcattattttttactgtCCCTTCATGtcataaatcaaactcaactcAATGTATATGTTCGCCTAGGTTTAAAGGCCTCCAGTAATTATTTAATCATACATAGTCAAAATCATTTTAGTACTCACCAAGGTTGGCcaataaattataaaaagtaTAGAACACTCTATTTAGCTAGCGAGACGTAGAACAGAATGTACACTGCCAGATCGCAATGTACAGTCgaaaaaaaactagaaagaaGTATCTGATGTGAGCACCGTTTGCCACGTGTTGTCAAAGAGCGTCTTTGTCACGTTGGGCGTTGCCATGGTTACGCTCGCTAATCCTAAAGGTGAGTCGTGTTCTTGACGTCCGCGATTTCTTTGATCACTTCTTTTGGTTTTCATGTTGGACATCTTTCCAATATAAACTTAAACCGTTTACCGTAGGCGGTGCGGGATAAAAGAGAGGGGGGAAGTTAAATACTAGAGAGTTTAAAGCGAGTTTAGCCAGCGCGCTAGCATTCGCCACTATGGCTAGCAAGCTAGTCCGCTAGCATTCGCTGCTATAGCTAGCAAACTCGAATTTTCGGGGTACTACAATCATATTAAGAGTTTAAACATACTTACTGCTGACCCTTTGGTGTTCGTCCGTGGATTTAGGAGCACCATCGGGAGCCATTTAAACAGCATAAACACAAACATCCTCAATTAGGTGGAGTTCTTACAGTACGATAATTGATCACTATGTAATTTGTTACCCTAACATGTTCATTGTTCAAAGACAAAACAAGTTGGGCAATTGCCGACTTTACATTAAATGATCACGCTGACAACAAATGAATATCTCACTgaaataaaattttaatataAAGAGTTAACCGGCAGATGAAGTATTTTACAGAATTGGCCTATAATTAATATAGCTCCCAGTAGCTGCATTTATCAATATTATAGGAGGCCTTGAATTATAAATAGTAGTGATatcaaaattattttcttaatttcaGTATATTATTTGTAGCACACTCTTTGTAATAATGGCATTATACTGTTATTTTGTGACCATTTACTCGTGCCATAATCATGAAGTAAATTGTAATTGCATTTGGCTTCCTCACATATTACAAAAGCTTTCATTTAAAGTGAATCTGATTGGTGGGAGATAAAATTCCCTGAAATTTTGGAATGATCCAACATTTAATATCTGTCATTTTCCTgctaaatgtgtgttttgttcACAGTGTGTGTCCTTACCAAAAGAATAGAAGCATCCGGGTCAATGACGGGCCACTCGTAAGGTTGGTGCTGAGGAAAGAATAAACGTTCattattaaatacatattttatatttttaccttCATAAAACATTATTTCCACTTCTTAATTGAATTGAGCAGGATATATTTGTTTTGAGCCAAAGTCCCTGTTACATctctaaaatgtattattattttgtttatttgtatcTGTGGAAATTatgatcattgttttttttaaaaccacaaTTACATTTTAGAGCTTAAATATGCTGTGGTTACCCCGGTTTAATAATTGTTTAAATATTAGTACTATTTTCATGATCATGCAATTTTGAAATCCTTTATTTACTTACTGTTACTGTTCCCAAAAATGTTGAATCCAGTGGCAGAGAGATTTGATCCAATGCTGACTTTGGAGTTtatttagtgaaaaaaaaaactatatttgatTATAGTAAGAGACAACATACAAATCAAATTCTTACACTGCAAAAATAATTAAGTAGCAGCACAGCGGAAGAATAATGAGCACATCTCTCTCACAGTTCTGGCATCAAACTccagcatgttctccctgtctgtgtggattttctctgggtactcctccTTCCTCTCCTATCCCCAAAACGTACATAGtgtgctgattggacacttcaCGTTCTCAACAGGTAAGATTGTTTGTCAATGTGTGCCCTGCATTTGCTGGCAACCGGTTTACCATTGTTTGCTGGGATGCCCTCGTGCACATCTGTAACCCTTACGACGATAACtggtgcaaaaaaatgaacattattAAGGTTGTGTGACGCATTTTATTGAAGGAAATAATAAATGTTGACTATCTGATCCCTATGTAAATCCAGACTTGACACTAGGGTATTAACATTTTACAGTAGGGTATCCATTATTACCTCCTCAGTAAGTGTAATATGATGATAAACGCACACCTGGTTGGTGGCATCGGAAGCTTTCAGATGGGCTGGCTGCTCGTGACCCTGCTGCAGTCGCGTTCTGGAGCCCGTGTTTTTCACGTGATCTCCGCGGATGAAACTGTCGGGTGGCCAACTTTGCGGGTGTGCCCTGAACACGGCCTGAGTGTCAatggatgtgggaggagacgGGGTGTGAGCGTCGGCCTGGTCTCTTCCGTCTTCCAGGGACTCATAAAGAGGCCGAAGAAGCTCGTACCACTTCATCTCCTCCGCCCAGGTCTCAATGGTCGTCGCTTCCATTTTACTGCAAAAATAGAGATATCAGAAGTACAAATGTCAAATTTGCGTAGTAGTTTTGGTTTTTTAAGTTTTTGTATTGGTAGCACTTTTTCCAATGTTTAAATAGAATGTTAAAAATTGTAAAGTTGGTTGAGGTTTTATGACAAAGAGTTAATTATAACAGAGTTATATTATAGTAATAGCTATAATGAGAGGTCAATCAGCTATGGTCGTTGAGGGGATTTGGTTACATTTTAATaagatctatttttttaataaaatcatTATTCTTGTATATTCAAATGTTCAAATCAGC
Above is a window of Stigmatopora argus isolate UIUO_Sarg chromosome 11, RoL_Sarg_1.0, whole genome shotgun sequence DNA encoding:
- the LOC144084387 gene encoding uncharacterized protein LOC144084387, with amino-acid sequence MEATTIETWAEEMKWYELLRPLYESLEDGRDQADAHTPSPPTSIDTQAVFRAHPQSWPPDSFIRGDHVKNTGSRTRLQQGHEQPAHLKASDATNQHQPYEWPVIDPDASILLNPHFCTEMEPTCVEEMKWHELLTPLYEPLDDPGYLSNAHPPPAPTPIDPTTVPLDPQAAFTGHPCSWSFDSFIWGDNVLNMGYRTPLQSAVGPAGDAPNQCMNNQHLPPEWPVNEPNAPTLFTTNQHLPYECPVIEANATTPLCMNNQHLPLEWPVNEPNAATPLVTKHIFSRKMTDV
- the LOC144084388 gene encoding transcription factor 7-like 1-D — its product is MMLLIHAWTPKTQHELETMPRGTCVEDAKWHELPTPLYEHLEDRGYLSGAHHPRPPPTNLSAFTGPPFLWSYDHCIRGDNPMYMGYRVPMDQAAPMNIGAAGDASEQMCLHHDNERLLFQQCMSYPHLSYEWPVNGQNVPTPPTPPFHEDCSSMMILPESEMLPPTDMRNNTDSISPPRKLLTSKKRKRECREDEEVYIKKPPNAFMIFRKEQRQNVMAQLNIRDSAMANKALGRMWKSLSEKEQEKYYQLADAEKRLHTQLHPNWSCTDNYGRKRRKQRSR